One part of the Kwoniella dendrophila CBS 6074 chromosome 5, complete sequence genome encodes these proteins:
- a CDS encoding beta-1,2-xylosyltransferase 1 — protein sequence MALNLPFPSPMNIPIPRRFVILILSGCILVLFLHTFAPSTLPPALTPNLPHHEPDASYFSPSKWLPPILNPNTPSRPIEFDEDGQCLFLSPYDALSQQEKLRAEMLILDNVSPGIIKSHSLPSEGNDYDPDFDDEFSALSNQTKSQPQGLTHPILGLLKEGEQKWNSMLARQSQTLEQAVKVYKDKWNRNPPKGFDEWWHFAENNNVLLPDEYDAIMESLLPFYGLPIKTLQERLEETEKIQETFTLIIHDGKVELQWNDDYSRDTWWASRPRADSQINLLEPFIKHIGAFRATFTIHDQPTMLLDHARHEELVNAAKKGTVSNHANEHDRFEQDWSKACAKDSPLNKGEKELPAADTFINSHSAAMDICQHPSYMENHGMLLEEHNAETHPKPHTKLYPILVPSKTMLNGDIPVTPIGKDGRRDDVGPDPEWNRKSGKLYWRGLATGLNHDKKKGAKWRQSHRERLHFLANDRTDSYQEVLSPVGMTGEAELTRLPLKELGEYYMDVKLSGGHWQCDWDDGTCDEMEKEIEFAGKDNAERSNDFKYVFDTDGNAWSSRFPRLMAANNVVVKATVFPEWNTKSLPEWYAYVPSKMDYSDLFSIMSFFRGTPSGKGAHDEVARRIALNGQCWVERTWRREDLQIYMFRLYLEYARLVSPDRDNGKMDFVLSASHHSSSPANHKAGDVPVAADVVPPMVDE from the exons ATGGCATTaaatttaccatttccatCACCAATGaatatacctatacctagaagatttgttattttgatattatcaGGTTGTATATTAGTTTTATTTTTACATACATTTGcaccatcaacattaccaCCAGCATTAACACCAAATTTACCACATCATGAACCTGATGCATCATATTTTTCTCCATCAAAATGGTTACCACCAATATTAAATCCTAATACACCATCAAGACCAatagaatttgatgaagatggtcaaTGTTTATTTTTATCTCCTTATGATGCGCTAAGTCAGCAAGAAAAATTAAGAGCAGAAATGTTAATTTTAGATAATGTTAGTCCAGGTATAATTAAATCAcattcattaccttcagaaGGTAATGATTATGATCCagatttcgatgatgaattttccgctttatcaaatcaaactaaaTCACAACCTCAAGGTTTAACACATCctattttaggtttattgaaagaaggtgaacaaaAATGGAATTCAATGTTAGCTAGACAATCACAAACACTGGAACAAGCTGTAAAAGTTTATAAAGATAAATGGAATAGAAATCCACCaaaaggttttgatgaatg GTGGCATTTCGCTGAAAACAATAATGttcttttacctgatgaatatgatgc TATCATGgaatcattattaccattctACGGTTTACCTATCAAAACTCtacaagaaagattagaagaaacagaaaaaatACAGGAAACTTTTACTCTAATTATACACGAtggaaaagttgaattacaaTGGAATGATGACTATTCTAGAGATACTTGGTGGGCAAGTAGACCTAGAGCAGACTCGCAGATTAATTTGTTAGAACCTTTCATCAAGCATATTGGTGCTTTCAG AGCTACTTTCACGATTCATGACCAACCTACCATGTTACTGGACCATGCAAGACACGAAGAATTAGTAAATGCTGCTAAGAAAGGTACAGTGTCGAATCACGCCAACGAACATGATAGATTCGAGCAAGATTGGAGTAAAGCTTGTGCTAAAGATAGTCCGTTGAATAAGGGTGAAAAGGAGCTGC CTGCCGCCGAtactttcatcaattctcACTCAGCAGCCATGGACATCTGTCAACACCCCTCGTATATGGAAAACCATGGAATGTTATTAGAAGAACATAATGCCGAGACCCATCCTAAACCACACACCAAATTATATCCAATTTTAGTACCTTCTAAAACTATGTTGAATGGTGATATACCTGTCACACCAATTGGAAAAGATGGTAGAAGAGATGACGTTGGACCTGATCCAGAATGGAATAGAAAATCTGGTAAATTGTATTGG AGAGGTTTAGCTACAGGATTAAACCACGATAAGAAAAAAGGAGCTAAATGGAGACAATCACATCGAGAAAGATTACATTTCTTAGCAAATGATAGAACAGATTCATATCAAGAAGTTTTATCACCTGTTGGAATGACTGGTGAAGCAGAATTAACAAGATTACCtttgaaagaattaggtgaataCTATATGGATGTTAAACTATCTGGTGGTCATTGGCAATGTGATTGGGATGACGGTACATGtgatgaaatggaaaaagaaattgaatttgctgGAAAAGATAATGCCGAGAGGTCAAACGATTTCAAATATGTTTTCGAT ACCGATGGAAATGCTTGGTCATCACGATTCCCTCGTTTGATGGCTGCTAACAA TGTCGTCGTCAAAGCTACTGTGTTCCCAGAATGGA ATACCAAATCATTACCAGAATGGTACGCTTATGTCCCATCCAAAATGGACTACTCGGATTTGTTTTCTATCATGTCATT ctTCCGAGGtacaccttcaggtaaaggagcACATGATGAAGTAGCTAGAAGAATCGCATTAAATGGTCAATGTTGGGTAGAACGAA CATggagaagagaagatttaCAGATCTACATGTTCAGATTGTATCTTGAGTATGCAAGATTAGTCAGTCCAGATAGAGACAACGGAAAGATG GATTTCGTACTCTCGGCAAGTCATCATAGTTCATCACCTGCGAATCATAAAGCTGGGGATGTACCTGTAGCTGCAGATGTTGTACCACCGATGGTAGACGAATAG